The following coding sequences lie in one Arachis stenosperma cultivar V10309 chromosome 5, arast.V10309.gnm1.PFL2, whole genome shotgun sequence genomic window:
- the LOC130980813 gene encoding B3 domain-containing transcription factor VRN1-like, whose protein sequence is MAIHQQREHTSVVSFFKIICRWHILDEKIKLPTEFTNKCGLKLPNPVILKVVDGNQKKVHWTKINGSIWFIGKEWKEFLENYSVSHGHLLLFKYCLVASCFGVQIFDSTTLEIDYPYHELNYDDYEDYYEDDDDEDVVDVVKLQYDQYQLKDKSESIADAIRSDRLERKDSNPSFEVVMKDSYINGGRCMAVPSNFAREYMKEGGYLLRVADGRTWKVMYKTWSGDGMPCKKYKLQKGWAKFSQGNKLEKDDVCVFELVNNNCNGSCSTIIPTFNVLIHRNHIGSSY, encoded by the exons ATGGCGATTCATCAACAACGTGAACACACTAGTGTTGTCAGTTTCTTCAAGATCATTTGTCGTTGGCATATTCTAGATGAGAAGATT AAGCTTCCAACGGAATTCACAAACAAGTGTGGATTGAAACTACCAAATCCAGTTATTCTGAAAGTTGTAGATGGCAACCAAAAGAAAGTGCATTGGACCAAAATTAATGGTTCCATTTGGTTTATTGGGAAGGAATGGAAAGAGTTTCTTGAGAACTACTCTGTCTCACACGGCCACCTTTTGTTGTTCAAATATTGTCTTGTGGCTTCATGTTTTGGGGTCCAAATATTTGACAGCACCACTCTTGAAATTGACTACCCTTACCATGAACTCAActatgatgattatgaagattattatgaggatgatgatgatgaagatgttgTTGATGTTGTGAAGCTTCAATATGATCAATATCAATTGAAAG ATAAAAGTGAGAGTATTGCTGATGCTATAAGAAGTGACAGACTAGAGAGAAAAGATAGCAACCCCAGTTTCGAGGTTGTCATGAAGGATTCATATATCAATGGGGGAAGATGCATG gcCGTACCATCTAATTTTGCAAGGGAGTACATGAAAGAAGGAGGATACCTACTAAGAGTGGCGGATGGGAGGACATGGAAAGTGATGTACAAGACTTGGAGTGGAGATGGGATGCCTTGCAAGAAGTACAAACTGCAAAAGGGTTGGGCCAAGTTTAGCCAAGGAAACAAGTTAGAGAAGGATGATGTCTGTGTCTTTGAGCTGGTTAATAACAATTGCAATGGTAGTTGCTCCACCATCATACCAACCTTCAATGTTCTAATCCACCGTAACCACATCGGTAGCAGCTATTGA